A single window of Xylocopa sonorina isolate GNS202 chromosome 5, iyXylSono1_principal, whole genome shotgun sequence DNA harbors:
- the Teh1 gene encoding tipE homolog 1 phospholipid transfer protein isoform X2 — MRGSSSELLLEASCVQCQSDHQPGQHPSEHYYQQQRQLNEKHDFKERELRRRKLLEFGFGASRRRPPRRTCRQRFNFYATWALGIVATTGGAALLFLVPLYVDPAISTLAADFSPDPVICTTSRREEVAGLFNCTWSSCREGCTSDVYRCTHIYVTYTPWSNASMNDTGGRENTSNTAGHAHISTTPVPTPGDVEAVLLVNIKGCGYPPDVDCKNFIRDLGYKGATFPCHYSRVNGSIVMANYNREAQVTTILHYFAAPFVVTLATSVALCVMYCDCRCSPPPRHSSRGIRRGRGNDLRIELCKFCNIHIGR; from the exons ATGCGCGGGAGCAGCTCCGAGCTCCTGTTGGAGGCGAGCTGCGTCCAGTGTCAGAGCGATCATCAACCAGGCCAGCACCCTAGCGAGCACTACTACCAGCAGCAGCGTCAGCTGAACGAGAAGCACGACTTCAAGGAGCGAGAGCTACGTCGTCGCAAGCTGTTGGAGTTCGGGTTCGGCGCTTCGCGGCGCCGACCGCCACGGCGTACCTGCCGTCAGCGGTTCAACTTCTACGCCACCTGGGCGTTAGGGATCGTCGCGACGACCGGCGGCGCGGCCCTCCTATTCCTGGTGCCGCTCTACGTCGATCCGGCCATCAGCACCCTGGCGGCTGACTTCTCGCCGGACCCCGTCATCTGCACCACGTCCAGGCGCGAGGAAGTGGCCGGATTGTTCAACTGCACTTGGAGCTCCTGCCGGGAGGGCTGCACCAGCGACGTTTACAGGTGCACGCATATATACGTCACCTACACGCCATGGAGCAACGCGAGCATGAACGACACAGGAGGTAGAGAGAACACGAGCAACACCGCCGGCCACGCTCACATCTCTACCACTCCCG TGCCAACGCCGGGCGACGTGGAAGCGGTCCTCCTGGTGAACATCAAAGGGTGCGGCTATCCGCCGGACGTCGACTGCAAGAACTTCATCCGCGACCTAGGCTACAAAGGCGCGACGTTCCCCTGCCATTACAGCCGCGTGAACGGCAGCATAGTGATGGCGAACTATAACCGCGAGGCGCAGGTCACCACCATCTTACACTACTTCGCGGCGCCTTTCGTAGTGACACTCGCGACCAGCGTCGCTCTGTGTGTGATGTACTGTGACTGCAGATGCAGCCCACCGCCACGGCATTCCTCGCGAGGCATCAGACGGGGCAGGGGCAACGATCTCAG
- the Teh1 gene encoding tipE homolog 1 phospholipid transfer protein isoform X1: MRGSSSELLLEASCVQCQSDHQPGQHPSEHYYQQQRQLNEKHDFKERELRRRKLLEFGFGASRRRPPRRTCRQRFNFYATWALGIVATTGGAALLFLVPLYVDPAISTLAADFSPDPVICTTSRREEVAGLFNCTWSSCREGCTSDVYRCTHIYVTYTPWSNASMNDTGGRENTSNTAGHAHISTTPVPTPGDVEAVLLVNIKGCGYPPDVDCKNFIRDLGYKGATFPCHYSRVNGSIVMANYNREAQVTTILHYFAAPFVVTLATSVALCVMYCDCRCSPPPRHSSRGIRRGRGNDLSDHSISNRVDRRGHPTHCECGEVTRPL; encoded by the exons ATGCGCGGGAGCAGCTCCGAGCTCCTGTTGGAGGCGAGCTGCGTCCAGTGTCAGAGCGATCATCAACCAGGCCAGCACCCTAGCGAGCACTACTACCAGCAGCAGCGTCAGCTGAACGAGAAGCACGACTTCAAGGAGCGAGAGCTACGTCGTCGCAAGCTGTTGGAGTTCGGGTTCGGCGCTTCGCGGCGCCGACCGCCACGGCGTACCTGCCGTCAGCGGTTCAACTTCTACGCCACCTGGGCGTTAGGGATCGTCGCGACGACCGGCGGCGCGGCCCTCCTATTCCTGGTGCCGCTCTACGTCGATCCGGCCATCAGCACCCTGGCGGCTGACTTCTCGCCGGACCCCGTCATCTGCACCACGTCCAGGCGCGAGGAAGTGGCCGGATTGTTCAACTGCACTTGGAGCTCCTGCCGGGAGGGCTGCACCAGCGACGTTTACAGGTGCACGCATATATACGTCACCTACACGCCATGGAGCAACGCGAGCATGAACGACACAGGAGGTAGAGAGAACACGAGCAACACCGCCGGCCACGCTCACATCTCTACCACTCCCG TGCCAACGCCGGGCGACGTGGAAGCGGTCCTCCTGGTGAACATCAAAGGGTGCGGCTATCCGCCGGACGTCGACTGCAAGAACTTCATCCGCGACCTAGGCTACAAAGGCGCGACGTTCCCCTGCCATTACAGCCGCGTGAACGGCAGCATAGTGATGGCGAACTATAACCGCGAGGCGCAGGTCACCACCATCTTACACTACTTCGCGGCGCCTTTCGTAGTGACACTCGCGACCAGCGTCGCTCTGTGTGTGATGTACTGTGACTGCAGATGCAGCCCACCGCCACGGCATTCCTCGCGAGGCATCAGACGGGGCAGGGGCAACGATCTCAG